Proteins co-encoded in one Gossypium arboreum isolate Shixiya-1 chromosome 11, ASM2569848v2, whole genome shotgun sequence genomic window:
- the LOC108473889 gene encoding 3-oxoacyl-[acyl-carrier-protein] synthase, mitochondrial isoform X1, with amino-acid sequence MSFPTVSSPFFFNLSPATSSFLSPEGGRHRYCTFLQSHLFAYDALTTSRFSVLRKEKRQLSGELFYTGLGLVTPLGCGVGTTWKHLIEGKCGIRAVTTEDLKMNAFDKETLTLTFDQLTSKVAAIVPCGTAPGEFNEDLWFNAKDHRSIARFISYALCAADEALKDAKWAPADQEQKERTGVSIGGGTGSISDILDAAQMICEKRIRRLSPFFIPRILINMASGHVSMKYGFQGPNHAAVTACATGAHSIGDAMRMVQFGDADVMVAGGTESSIDALSIAGFCKARALTTKYNSSPSEASRPFDCGRDGFVIGEGSGVLILEELEHAKSRGAKIYAEVRGYGMSGDAYHITQPHTDGRGAILAMARALKQAGLHPNQVDYVNAHATSTPLGDAIEANAIKAMFTDHATSGSLAFSSTKGAVGHLLGAAGAVEAIFTVLTVHHGIAPLTLNLTKPDPMFNDAFMPLTASKEMPIRAALSNSFGFGGTNASLLFASPS; translated from the exons ATGTCGTTTCCAACTGTCTCGTCACCTTTCTTCTTCAACCTCTCTCCCGCCACCTCCTCTTTCCTCTCCCCGGAGGGTGGTCGTCACCGGTACTGTACCTTTCTCCAGTCTCATTTATTCGCTTATGATGCTTTGACGACTTCTCGATTTTCAGTATTAAGAAAGGAAAAAAGACAACTTTCGGGAGAGCTTTTCTATACTG GGCTTGGGCTGGTGACTCCACTCGGGTGCGGAGTAGGAACAACTTGGAAGCATTTGATAGAAGGCAAGTGTGGAATAAGGGCAGTAACCACAGAGGATTTGAAGATGAATGCTTTTGATAAAGAGACACTGACGCTTACCTTCGATCAGTTAACTTCTAAAGTTGCTGCAATTGTGCCTTGTGGGACTGCCCCTGGTGAATTCAATGAGGACCTTTGGTTTAATGCTAAG GATCATCGATCAATTGCGAGATTTATAAGCTATGCATTATGTGCTGCTGATGAAGCTTTAAAAGATGCAAAATGGGCACCCGCAGATCAGGAACAGAAGGAAAGAACG GGAGTCTCTATAGGTGGTGGGACTGGAAGTATTAGTGATATCTTAGATGCAGCGCAAATGATCTGTGAGAAG CGTATTCGTCGACTAAGTCCTTTTTTCATACCAAGGATACTCATCAACATGGCATCTGGTCACGTGAGCATGAAATATGGATTCCAG GGACCAAACCATGCTGCAGTGACTGCTTGTGCAACTGGGGCTCATTCTATTGGTGATGCTATGAGGATGGTTCAATTTGGAGATGCTGATGTTATGGTTGCTGGTGGCACAGAGTCTAGCATTGATGCTTTGTCAATAGCTGGATTTTGCAA AGCTAGAGCTTTGACTACCAAGTATAATTCTTCCCCTTCAGAAGCTTCACGACCTTTTGACTGTGGCCGGGATGGGTTTGT GATAGGTGAAGGTTCTGGTGTCTTGATATTAGAG GAACTTGAGCATGCAAAAAGTAGAGGAGCAAAAATTTATGCAGAGGTCCGTGGATATGGGATGTCAG GTGATGCTTATCACATTACTCAACCACATACTGATGGAAGAGGTGCGATTTTGGCCATGGCACGTGCTTTGAAACAA GCTGGTCTGCATCCTAACCAAGTGGACTATGTGAATGCTCATGCTACTTCTACACCTTTGG GTGATGCAATTGAAGCAAATGCAATCAAAGCCATGTTCACTGACCATGCAACATCAGGTTCTTTGGCCTTCTCCTCGACAAAG GGTGCTGTCGGTCATCTTCTTGGTGCAGCCGGAGCTGTTGAAGCAATTTTTACTGTTTTAACCGTACACCAT GGGATTGCACCTTTGACATTAAATCTCACTAAACCTGATCCCATGTTTAATGATGCTTTCATGCCTTTGACTGCTTCCAAGGAAATGCCAATTAGAGCTGCGTTGTCTAATTCTTTTGGCTTTGGAGGAACAAATGCGTCCTTACTTTTTGCATCCCCCTCCTAG
- the LOC108473889 gene encoding 3-oxoacyl-[acyl-carrier-protein] synthase, mitochondrial isoform X2, with the protein MARRCWHKLKTTCRFQLSRHLSSSTSLPPPPLSSPRRVVVTGLGLVTPLGCGVGTTWKHLIEGKCGIRAVTTEDLKMNAFDKETLTLTFDQLTSKVAAIVPCGTAPGEFNEDLWFNAKDHRSIARFISYALCAADEALKDAKWAPADQEQKERTGVSIGGGTGSISDILDAAQMICEKRIRRLSPFFIPRILINMASGHVSMKYGFQGPNHAAVTACATGAHSIGDAMRMVQFGDADVMVAGGTESSIDALSIAGFCKARALTTKYNSSPSEASRPFDCGRDGFVIGEGSGVLILEELEHAKSRGAKIYAEVRGYGMSGDAYHITQPHTDGRGAILAMARALKQAGLHPNQVDYVNAHATSTPLGDAIEANAIKAMFTDHATSGSLAFSSTKGAVGHLLGAAGAVEAIFTVLTVHHGIAPLTLNLTKPDPMFNDAFMPLTASKEMPIRAALSNSFGFGGTNASLLFASPS; encoded by the exons ATGGCAAGGCGCTGTTGGCATAAACTGAAAACGACATGTCGTTTCCAACTGTCTCGTCACCTTTCTTCTTCAACCTCTCTCCCGCCACCTCCTCTTTCCTCTCCCCGGAGGGTGGTCGTCACCG GGCTTGGGCTGGTGACTCCACTCGGGTGCGGAGTAGGAACAACTTGGAAGCATTTGATAGAAGGCAAGTGTGGAATAAGGGCAGTAACCACAGAGGATTTGAAGATGAATGCTTTTGATAAAGAGACACTGACGCTTACCTTCGATCAGTTAACTTCTAAAGTTGCTGCAATTGTGCCTTGTGGGACTGCCCCTGGTGAATTCAATGAGGACCTTTGGTTTAATGCTAAG GATCATCGATCAATTGCGAGATTTATAAGCTATGCATTATGTGCTGCTGATGAAGCTTTAAAAGATGCAAAATGGGCACCCGCAGATCAGGAACAGAAGGAAAGAACG GGAGTCTCTATAGGTGGTGGGACTGGAAGTATTAGTGATATCTTAGATGCAGCGCAAATGATCTGTGAGAAG CGTATTCGTCGACTAAGTCCTTTTTTCATACCAAGGATACTCATCAACATGGCATCTGGTCACGTGAGCATGAAATATGGATTCCAG GGACCAAACCATGCTGCAGTGACTGCTTGTGCAACTGGGGCTCATTCTATTGGTGATGCTATGAGGATGGTTCAATTTGGAGATGCTGATGTTATGGTTGCTGGTGGCACAGAGTCTAGCATTGATGCTTTGTCAATAGCTGGATTTTGCAA AGCTAGAGCTTTGACTACCAAGTATAATTCTTCCCCTTCAGAAGCTTCACGACCTTTTGACTGTGGCCGGGATGGGTTTGT GATAGGTGAAGGTTCTGGTGTCTTGATATTAGAG GAACTTGAGCATGCAAAAAGTAGAGGAGCAAAAATTTATGCAGAGGTCCGTGGATATGGGATGTCAG GTGATGCTTATCACATTACTCAACCACATACTGATGGAAGAGGTGCGATTTTGGCCATGGCACGTGCTTTGAAACAA GCTGGTCTGCATCCTAACCAAGTGGACTATGTGAATGCTCATGCTACTTCTACACCTTTGG GTGATGCAATTGAAGCAAATGCAATCAAAGCCATGTTCACTGACCATGCAACATCAGGTTCTTTGGCCTTCTCCTCGACAAAG GGTGCTGTCGGTCATCTTCTTGGTGCAGCCGGAGCTGTTGAAGCAATTTTTACTGTTTTAACCGTACACCAT GGGATTGCACCTTTGACATTAAATCTCACTAAACCTGATCCCATGTTTAATGATGCTTTCATGCCTTTGACTGCTTCCAAGGAAATGCCAATTAGAGCTGCGTTGTCTAATTCTTTTGGCTTTGGAGGAACAAATGCGTCCTTACTTTTTGCATCCCCCTCCTAG
- the LOC108473889 gene encoding 3-oxoacyl-[acyl-carrier-protein] synthase, mitochondrial isoform X3 produces the protein MEQSTLIPRNCEGCFILQAVQGLNMNCILNQRSSVCLESGLSLCLDDHRSIARFISYALCAADEALKDAKWAPADQEQKERTGVSIGGGTGSISDILDAAQMICEKRIRRLSPFFIPRILINMASGHVSMKYGFQGPNHAAVTACATGAHSIGDAMRMVQFGDADVMVAGGTESSIDALSIAGFCKARALTTKYNSSPSEASRPFDCGRDGFVIGEGSGVLILEELEHAKSRGAKIYAEVRGYGMSGDAYHITQPHTDGRGAILAMARALKQAGLHPNQVDYVNAHATSTPLGDAIEANAIKAMFTDHATSGSLAFSSTKGAVGHLLGAAGAVEAIFTVLTVHHGIAPLTLNLTKPDPMFNDAFMPLTASKEMPIRAALSNSFGFGGTNASLLFASPS, from the exons ATGGAACAAAGTACATTGATTCCTCGCAACTGCGAAGGATGTTTTATTTTGCAAGCTGTCCAGGGTTTGAATATGAACTGTATTCTCAATCAAAGGAGCTCTGTCTGCTTGGAAAGTGGTCTCTCATTATGCCTTGAT GATCATCGATCAATTGCGAGATTTATAAGCTATGCATTATGTGCTGCTGATGAAGCTTTAAAAGATGCAAAATGGGCACCCGCAGATCAGGAACAGAAGGAAAGAACG GGAGTCTCTATAGGTGGTGGGACTGGAAGTATTAGTGATATCTTAGATGCAGCGCAAATGATCTGTGAGAAG CGTATTCGTCGACTAAGTCCTTTTTTCATACCAAGGATACTCATCAACATGGCATCTGGTCACGTGAGCATGAAATATGGATTCCAG GGACCAAACCATGCTGCAGTGACTGCTTGTGCAACTGGGGCTCATTCTATTGGTGATGCTATGAGGATGGTTCAATTTGGAGATGCTGATGTTATGGTTGCTGGTGGCACAGAGTCTAGCATTGATGCTTTGTCAATAGCTGGATTTTGCAA AGCTAGAGCTTTGACTACCAAGTATAATTCTTCCCCTTCAGAAGCTTCACGACCTTTTGACTGTGGCCGGGATGGGTTTGT GATAGGTGAAGGTTCTGGTGTCTTGATATTAGAG GAACTTGAGCATGCAAAAAGTAGAGGAGCAAAAATTTATGCAGAGGTCCGTGGATATGGGATGTCAG GTGATGCTTATCACATTACTCAACCACATACTGATGGAAGAGGTGCGATTTTGGCCATGGCACGTGCTTTGAAACAA GCTGGTCTGCATCCTAACCAAGTGGACTATGTGAATGCTCATGCTACTTCTACACCTTTGG GTGATGCAATTGAAGCAAATGCAATCAAAGCCATGTTCACTGACCATGCAACATCAGGTTCTTTGGCCTTCTCCTCGACAAAG GGTGCTGTCGGTCATCTTCTTGGTGCAGCCGGAGCTGTTGAAGCAATTTTTACTGTTTTAACCGTACACCAT GGGATTGCACCTTTGACATTAAATCTCACTAAACCTGATCCCATGTTTAATGATGCTTTCATGCCTTTGACTGCTTCCAAGGAAATGCCAATTAGAGCTGCGTTGTCTAATTCTTTTGGCTTTGGAGGAACAAATGCGTCCTTACTTTTTGCATCCCCCTCCTAG
- the LOC108470768 gene encoding protein-tyrosine-phosphatase IBR5 isoform X2, with protein sequence MRKRERENPCGVCGHYHKYEEGEVCGICGHRPPISSDRTSLQLSAFPSVILPDFLYLGSYDNASRSELLKTQGITRVLNTVPACQNLYRNSFIYHCLQDDKILQFDDAIQFLEQCEKDKARVLVHCMSGKNRSPAIVIAYLMRSKGWRLPQSYQWVKEHRSSVELSEAVYQQLQEYEQKLFGSSESTNPSLPAFPPPAGALFNFGFSKTVQEESMAKDSYKAKLMGDSSIPHGNVCMKEDFE encoded by the exons ATGAGGAAGAGGGAGAGGGAGAATCCGTGTGGGGTATGTGGGCACTATCACAAGTACGAGGAAGGGGAAGTTTGTGGGATATGTGGGCACCGCCCTCCCATATCTTCCGATAGAACATCGCTTCAACTCAGTGCCTTTCCATCGGTGATCTTGCCTGACTTTCTCTATTTGGGTAGCTATGATAACGCCTCTCGCTCTGAGCTTCTCAAGACTCAAGGAATTACTCGCGTCCTTAAT ACCGTACCTGCATGTCAAAACCTATACAGGAATTCATTTATCTATCACTGCCTGCAAGATgacaaaattttacaatttgatgATGCAATACAATTTTTAG AGCAATGTGAGAAGGATAAGGCTCGAGTTCTTGTGCATTGCATGTcaggaaaaaatag GTCACCAGCTATCGTAATAGCTTACTTGATGAGGTCTAAAGGATGGAGGCTTCCGCAGAGCTATCAATGGGTGAAAGAACATAGATCGTCTGTTGAGTTGAGTGAAG CTGTCTATCAGCAGTTGCAAGAATATGAGCAGAAGCTCTTCGGATCATCTGAAAGTACCAATCCTTCTTTGCCTGCATTCCCACCACCTGCTGGAGCTCTATTCAACTTTGGTTTCTCAAAG ACAGTGCAAGAGGAGAGCATGGCCAAGGATTCGTATAAGGCTAAGTTGATGGGTGATTCATCGATTCCACATGGGAATGTTTGTATGAAAGAAGATTTTGAGTGA
- the LOC108470768 gene encoding protein-tyrosine-phosphatase IBR5 isoform X1 yields MRKRERENPCGVCGHYHKYEEGEVCGICGHRPPISSDRTSLQLSAFPSVILPDFLYLGSYDNASRSELLKTQGITRVLNTVPACQNLYRNSFIYHCLQDDKILQFDDAIQFLEQCEKDKARVLVHCMSGKNRSPAIVIAYLMRSKGWRLPQSYQWVKEHRSSVELSEAVYQQLQEYEQKLFGSSESTNPSLPAFPPPAGALFNFGFSKVNDAVPAPVPIPAFNNLGATSIFAHPPLEVPPHGFTFGAGQTQRSMSESLGNHNASDIPMDST; encoded by the exons ATGAGGAAGAGGGAGAGGGAGAATCCGTGTGGGGTATGTGGGCACTATCACAAGTACGAGGAAGGGGAAGTTTGTGGGATATGTGGGCACCGCCCTCCCATATCTTCCGATAGAACATCGCTTCAACTCAGTGCCTTTCCATCGGTGATCTTGCCTGACTTTCTCTATTTGGGTAGCTATGATAACGCCTCTCGCTCTGAGCTTCTCAAGACTCAAGGAATTACTCGCGTCCTTAAT ACCGTACCTGCATGTCAAAACCTATACAGGAATTCATTTATCTATCACTGCCTGCAAGATgacaaaattttacaatttgatgATGCAATACAATTTTTAG AGCAATGTGAGAAGGATAAGGCTCGAGTTCTTGTGCATTGCATGTcaggaaaaaatag GTCACCAGCTATCGTAATAGCTTACTTGATGAGGTCTAAAGGATGGAGGCTTCCGCAGAGCTATCAATGGGTGAAAGAACATAGATCGTCTGTTGAGTTGAGTGAAG CTGTCTATCAGCAGTTGCAAGAATATGAGCAGAAGCTCTTCGGATCATCTGAAAGTACCAATCCTTCTTTGCCTGCATTCCCACCACCTGCTGGAGCTCTATTCAACTTTGGTTTCTCAAAGGTAAACGATGCAGTTCCTGCTCCTGTTCCTATACCTGCCTTCAATAATCTTGGTGCTACTTCTATTTTTGCCCATCCGCCCTTAGAAGTTCCTCCGCATGGGTTCACATTTGGTGCCGGTCAGACTCAGAGAAGTATGTCCGAAAGCCTAGGGAACCATAATGCCAGTGATATTCCAATGGATAGCACTTAA
- the LOC108472667 gene encoding GDSL esterase/lipase At2g04570-like, which translates to MELKQMAPSIHILWLLSIQFLVLVNGGKIPAIIVFGDSSVDSGNNNYIPTVARSNFQPYGRDFNGGRPTGRFSNGKITTDFISEAFGLKPAIPAYLDPSYSISDFATGVTFASAATGYDNTTSNVLSVIPLWKQLEYYKNYQKKLRAYLGDRKANGVISGALYLISVGTNDFLENYYAIPGRSSEYTIEEYESFLVGIAASFTEKLYELGARKISLGGLPPMGCMPLERTGNLMGGSECVDSFNNLAADFNGKLNALVIKQNKKFHGMQMVFSDPYGILMKIIQKPAVYGFEVTAVACCATGMFEMGYACSRRNPFTCSNADEFVFWDSFHPTQKTCSIIATYIVQNALAKFLSL; encoded by the exons ATGGAATTGAAGCAAATGGCGCCATCGATACACATCTTATGGCTCCTTTCAATTCAATTTTTGGTGTTGGTTAATGGGGGCAAAATTCCAGCAATCATAGTGTTCGGGGACTCCTCAGTTGATTCTGGGAATAACAACTACATCCCCACCGTAGCTAGGAGCAATTTTCAACCTTATGGTCGAGACTTCAACGGTGGGCGTCCAACGGGAAGATTTTCCAATGGCAAAATCACAACCGACTTCATCTCCGAGGCTTTCGGCCTCAAACCGGCAATTCCTGCTTACCTCGATCCTTCCTATAGTATATCCGATTTCGCCACCGGAGTTACCTTTGCTTCTGCCGCAACCGGCTACGACAATACCACTTCCAATGTCCTC tCAGTGATACCACTATGGAAACAACTGGAGTACTACAAGAACTATCAAAAGAAACTGAGAGCCTATCTGGGAGATAGGAAAGCCAACGGCGTAATCAGCGGGGCTTTATACCTGATAAGCGTGGGAACGAACGATTTCCTGGAGAACTATTACGCAATCCCAGGCCGTTCATCGGAATACACCATCGAAGAATACGAAAGCTTCCTGGTTGGGATCGCCGCAAGTTTCACAGAGAAGCTGTATGAACTTGGAGCCCGGAAGATATCGTTAGGAGGGCTGCCTCCGATGGGGTGTATGCCGTTGGAGAGAACCGGGAACCTCATGGGTGGAAGCGAGTGTGTAGATAGTTTCAACAATTTGGCAGCCGATTTCAATGGGAAACTGAATGCTTTAGTGATTAAACAGAATAAAAAGTTTCATGGAATGCAGATGGTGTTTTCAGATCCCTATGGTATTTTGATGAAAATCATTCAAAAGCCTGCAGTTTATG GGTTCGAGGTAACGGCGGTGGCATGTTGTGCAACAGGGATGTTCGAAATGGGATACGCATGCAGCCGGAGAAATCCTTTTACATGTTCCAATGCCGACGAGTTTGTGTTTTGGGATTCTTTTCACCCCACTCAGAAAACCTGTTCTATCATAGCCACTTACATTGTCCAAAATGCTTTGGCCAAGTTCCTTTCACTTTAA